From the Cydia pomonella isolate Wapato2018A chromosome 23, ilCydPomo1, whole genome shotgun sequence genome, one window contains:
- the LOC133530676 gene encoding carbonyl reductase [NADPH] 1-like yields the protein MSNNKVAVVTGANKGLGFALVKELCEQFHGTVYLTSRDSTRGLKACKVLENLGQKPAYHQLDVTNNNSVKQFTEYIQKNHGKIDLLINNAGILFLKDCLEPKIYQAEQTMFVNFFSLVNFTEDILPLISNGGVIVNISSSSGHLSRITSEELRRKIKREDLSLDELKKLMNEYVDAVKEGREETDGWGNSPYVVSKVGVNAYTFMLHRRLVDRGISVNCVHPGYVQSDMTHGAGNITPAAAAKVPAGLALRPPGSGLFVWHNGSAVAWDGRDPREVIDGKIL from the exons ATGTCAAATAACAAAGTAGCAGTTGTGACCGGTGCAAACAAAGGCCTCGGCTTTGCTCTAGTGAAAGAATTATGCGAACAATTCCACGGTACAGTGTATCTGACGTCCAGAGACTCAACAAGAGGGCTAAAAGCATGTAAAGTGTTAGAAAATCTAGGCCAAAAACCTGCCTACCACCAATTGGACGTAACCAATAATAAcagtgttaagcaattcactgAATACATTCAAAAGAACCATGGGAAAATAGACCTTCTTATAAACAACGCaggaatactttttttaaaagaCTGTCTAGAACCAAAGATTTATCAAGCAGAGCAAACTATGTTCGTGAATTTCTTTTCTTTGGTTAATTTTACTGAAGATATTCTACCGCTAATTAGCAATGGTGGAGTTATAGTAAATATTTCTAGTTCGTCAGGACATTTGAGCAGGATTACTTCTGAGGAATTGAGAAGGAAAATTAAAAGGGAGGACTTAAGTTTGGACGAATTGAAAAAGTTGATGAATGAATATGTGGACGCAGTCAAAGAAGGCAGGGAAGAGACTGATGGGTGGGGTAACTCCCCGTATGTCGTGTCTAAAGTTGGTGTAAACGCGTACACGTTTATGTTGCATCGCAGATTAGTTGATAGAG GGATATCAGTGAACTGTGTGCACCCAGGCTACGTGCAATCTGACATGACCCACGGGGCCGGCAACATTACTCCCGCGGCCGCCGCTAAAGTCCCCGCAGGCCTGGCGCTGCGGCCTCCGGGCAGCGGCCTCTTCGTGTGGCATAATGGCAGCGCCGTGGCGTGGGACGGCAGGGACCCTAGGGAAGTTATAGATGGGAAAATACTCTAG